One segment of Leptospiraceae bacterium DNA contains the following:
- a CDS encoding RNA methyltransferase — MINTMNILNINSFSNEKVKYVTKLKEKRFRDRERKFVIEGFRELSKAYISGKVKFDTLYTSPECFLGVNETELIKNIKAKTVELPRKIFEKISYRDRPDGLLAVAETPDFGFDYIGDKKGNVFLIIEGVEKPGNLGTILRTADGAGVSAVFVTDARIDLFNPNVIRASTGTIFTLPTYIAEIEKLIEYFKKYKVQVIALSPEGKINYLEPNYKSRTALLFGNEQYGLSPYAKEHADTLVSIPMQGESDSLNLAMSCGILVYEVLRQKMQGK; from the coding sequence ATGATCAATACAATGAATATATTAAATATCAACAGTTTTTCAAACGAAAAAGTAAAATATGTTACAAAATTAAAAGAGAAACGTTTTCGTGATAGAGAACGAAAATTTGTAATTGAAGGATTTCGAGAGTTATCGAAGGCTTACATTTCCGGAAAAGTCAAATTTGATACTCTTTACACTTCACCAGAATGTTTTTTAGGCGTAAATGAAACAGAATTAATCAAGAATATTAAAGCAAAAACAGTAGAACTTCCGAGAAAAATTTTTGAAAAAATTTCCTATAGAGATAGACCTGATGGTTTATTGGCTGTTGCGGAAACTCCAGATTTTGGATTCGATTATATAGGCGATAAAAAAGGGAACGTATTCTTAATTATAGAAGGTGTAGAAAAACCTGGGAATTTGGGCACTATTTTAAGAACGGCTGATGGGGCAGGGGTTTCTGCTGTATTTGTAACCGATGCAAGAATCGATTTATTTAATCCAAACGTAATTCGAGCAAGTACGGGAACAATATTTACATTGCCTACCTATATTGCAGAAATCGAAAAACTCATTGAGTATTTTAAAAAATACAAAGTGCAGGTAATAGCTCTTAGTCCCGAAGGCAAAATTAATTATTTAGAACCAAATTATAAATCGAGGACAGCACTTTTATTTGGTAACGAACAATACGGGTTATCCCCATATGCAAAAGAACATGCTGATACACTTGTGTCTATACCTATGCAAGGTGAGTCAGATTCATTAAATCTTGCTATGTCTTGTGGAATTTTAGTTTACGAAGTTCTGAGACAAAAAATGCAAGGAAAATAA
- a CDS encoding FliM/FliN family flagellar motor switch protein, which yields MSEESLSKKEIEALLEATTKKEDKPIYDKIQSDPFLAINNDFWMREASIEILENIKMENFKSLSKKTNDKLSASERNLFKEIITAILSEVIKSKKFSEIELGKKIGFEIISPKKIRKQFKPGMQCYYGNFSGRIQGIYSILLTNEVTVRLVKAMDKMENSTKLNHLKNINDWLFSVISSFTDILTLKIGEVKSSEMYQVMVTKSDQLILPEGSNYFKIELEISIANETFSFFFLFSVYNAKNILNHILQLNPNVKRNLKNHHRIIKSIESKLNRFMANRETYLSENELDEISSFISKSLSKEEKGFLLTPVKEKIEKSDLEISLVRIIISLANEIIDRRYKLNEAEKERKEKLNSLISSIPFPVNIRFEDEIFDYKNFKNRTQNTSNIERFIGKRGSLIFSNKSLQEIILRKENEKLLLFDLTDNVIPSKYELHLTTSEIMNLELEAEIEIGRSKLPLDQLINIKPGNVIELNKDMTEPVFLVIENVIFAKTTVVVSNEKFGIWIEDIGSPNDSRNIKMDILNKEEIKSQTKIPMADLRVILGKLKLTIKDLLTMSKGSIVELEKSIFEPIQIIVGDDLIFPGEVIALENGKFGVRFVNNVSYSQKSETNVIDLDDEIGNDKVDLLTNSNSSVTTSPFEFLEKIEANTIAGIIQIENAQMIAMILSFLSAEKSAAILTYLNENLQTDVVAKIAIGQKANSEIAKEVAKILEKKVSILVQNTFANVPGFDSINKILNSTDSENRRKMISGLEKNFPDIYNILKSNQD from the coding sequence ATGTCCGAAGAATCGTTATCTAAAAAAGAGATAGAAGCACTATTGGAAGCTACCACAAAAAAGGAAGATAAACCAATTTATGATAAAATCCAATCCGATCCATTTTTGGCGATAAACAATGATTTTTGGATGCGGGAAGCTTCGATTGAAATCTTAGAAAATATAAAAATGGAAAACTTTAAAAGTTTATCTAAGAAAACGAATGATAAACTTTCAGCTTCTGAAAGAAATTTATTTAAAGAAATTATTACTGCTATTCTTTCTGAAGTTATCAAATCTAAAAAATTTTCAGAAATTGAATTAGGGAAAAAAATTGGATTCGAAATTATTTCACCCAAAAAAATCAGAAAACAATTTAAACCTGGAATGCAATGTTATTATGGAAATTTTTCAGGCAGAATACAAGGAATATATTCCATATTGCTCACAAATGAAGTGACAGTTCGTTTGGTAAAAGCAATGGACAAAATGGAAAACTCAACAAAATTAAATCATTTAAAAAATATAAATGATTGGTTATTTTCGGTTATTTCTTCGTTCACTGATATTTTAACCTTAAAAATTGGAGAAGTAAAAAGCTCGGAAATGTACCAAGTAATGGTTACAAAATCCGACCAATTGATTCTACCAGAAGGTTCAAATTATTTTAAAATAGAACTAGAAATCAGTATTGCAAATGAAACGTTTAGTTTCTTCTTTTTATTTTCCGTCTACAATGCCAAAAATATTCTAAATCATATTTTACAACTTAATCCAAACGTTAAGCGAAATTTAAAGAATCACCATAGGATAATAAAGTCAATTGAAAGTAAACTTAATCGGTTTATGGCAAATAGAGAAACCTATTTAAGTGAAAATGAATTAGATGAAATTTCAAGTTTTATTAGTAAAAGTTTATCTAAAGAAGAAAAAGGATTTTTATTGACTCCCGTAAAAGAGAAAATAGAAAAATCTGATTTGGAGATAAGTTTAGTAAGAATTATAATTTCCTTGGCAAACGAAATTATTGATAGACGTTATAAATTAAACGAAGCAGAAAAAGAAAGAAAGGAAAAATTAAATTCTTTAATCTCATCAATTCCTTTTCCTGTGAACATACGTTTTGAAGATGAAATATTTGATTATAAAAATTTTAAGAATAGAACTCAAAACACGAGTAACATTGAAAGGTTTATTGGAAAACGAGGAAGTTTGATTTTTTCAAATAAATCTCTTCAAGAAATAATTCTTAGAAAGGAAAATGAAAAACTCTTATTATTTGACTTAACAGATAATGTAATACCATCCAAATATGAATTACATTTAACAACTTCAGAAATCATGAATTTAGAATTGGAAGCAGAAATTGAAATTGGTCGTTCTAAATTACCTCTAGACCAACTAATCAATATTAAACCTGGAAATGTTATAGAATTAAATAAAGATATGACAGAACCAGTTTTTCTTGTAATTGAAAATGTAATATTTGCAAAAACAACTGTGGTCGTAAGTAATGAAAAGTTTGGAATATGGATTGAAGATATTGGAAGTCCAAATGATTCAAGAAATATAAAAATGGATATTCTTAACAAAGAAGAAATAAAAAGTCAAACTAAAATTCCAATGGCTGATTTACGAGTAATTTTGGGAAAACTTAAATTAACTATAAAGGATTTACTTACTATGAGTAAAGGCTCTATAGTTGAATTAGAGAAATCAATTTTTGAGCCAATTCAAATTATTGTAGGTGACGATCTTATTTTTCCTGGAGAAGTAATTGCGTTAGAAAATGGAAAATTTGGAGTGAGATTTGTGAATAATGTAAGTTATTCACAAAAGTCGGAAACAAATGTTATTGATTTAGATGATGAAATTGGAAACGATAAAGTTGATTTACTTACTAATTCAAATTCATCAGTAACAACGAGCCCTTTTGAATTTTTAGAAAAAATTGAAGCTAATACGATAGCCGGAATTATTCAAATAGAAAATGCTCAAATGATTGCAATGATTCTGTCATTTCTAAGTGCGGAGAAATCTGCAGCTATCCTTACGTATCTAAATGAAAATTTACAGACCGATGTTGTTGCAAAAATTGCAATTGGTCAAAAGGCAAATTCAGAAATTGCAAAAGAAGTCGCAAAAATCCTAGAAAAAAAAGTTTCCATATTAGTTCAAAATACTTTTGCAAATGTGCCAGGTTTTGATTCTATAAATAAAATCTTAAATTCAACAGATAGTGAGAACAGGCGCAAAATGATTTCAGGTTTAGAAAAAAACTTTCCAGATATATATAATATTTTAAAATCAAATCAAGATTAA
- a CDS encoding glycosyl transferase has product MNIAYYISGHGFGHISRSYEIIKYILDNSKSTRIFVNTTRKDFVKEEREGLTFRNVAVDVGMIQLSSISLNVPKTLDAIFEFEKNKTNTIEKEIDFLEKENIDCIISDSSSLPFLLASTLKLPSYFVGNFTWDFIYRNYNKFDLYFDKYANDLAMEYNLCDFGFILPFHCPTDSILKKKNIGIVGRKSNATKGSVRSAIGFTPDKEYFLFSFGAYGISDQFHFENLKENQRIVVSGYEGLVGEKVIDVVDIHYPDLVKACDYVLTKPGYGILSETYMANTPVIYTDRGDFAEYEYLVKALNLYHNAAYISQSDLFSFNLKDAKRQIEIQQNTKEILVLQDGCSDIFQEIFL; this is encoded by the coding sequence ATGAATATTGCCTATTACATAAGTGGACACGGATTTGGACATATTAGCCGCTCGTATGAAATTATAAAATACATTTTAGATAATTCAAAGTCTACTCGGATATTTGTAAATACTACAAGAAAAGATTTTGTTAAAGAAGAAAGAGAAGGTTTGACTTTTCGTAACGTAGCTGTCGATGTCGGAATGATCCAACTTAGTTCCATTAGTTTAAATGTTCCAAAAACTTTAGATGCTATTTTCGAATTCGAAAAAAATAAAACTAATACAATTGAAAAGGAAATTGATTTTCTGGAAAAAGAAAATATCGACTGTATTATTTCGGACAGTTCATCTCTTCCGTTCCTATTAGCGTCTACACTAAAATTGCCTTCCTATTTTGTAGGAAATTTTACATGGGATTTTATATATCGGAATTACAATAAATTCGATTTGTATTTTGATAAATATGCAAATGATTTGGCAATGGAATATAATCTTTGTGATTTTGGATTTATTCTTCCATTTCATTGTCCGACCGATTCCATCTTAAAAAAGAAAAACATAGGAATTGTTGGACGCAAATCTAATGCAACAAAAGGCAGCGTAAGATCAGCTATTGGATTTACTCCTGATAAAGAGTATTTTCTTTTTTCTTTTGGAGCCTATGGAATTTCGGATCAATTTCACTTTGAAAATCTCAAAGAAAATCAAAGAATTGTAGTTTCTGGTTACGAAGGTCTAGTAGGGGAAAAAGTGATTGATGTAGTAGATATTCATTATCCAGATTTAGTAAAGGCTTGTGATTACGTATTAACAAAACCGGGTTACGGAATTTTATCCGAAACGTATATGGCTAATACACCTGTAATTTATACGGATAGGGGAGACTTTGCTGAATATGAATACCTAGTAAAAGCCTTAAATTTATATCATAATGCGGCTTATATTTCCCAGTCGGATTTATTTTCATTTAATTTGAAAGATGCAAAGCGGCAAATAGAGATTCAACAAAACACAAAAGAAATCCTTGTTTTACAGGATGGTTGTAGTGATATATTTCAGGAAATTTTTTTATAA
- a CDS encoding VWA domain-containing protein, giving the protein MNIQKNFILKKKKNLSSKLTLVYFIFLLALSEFIACSSAGYKKDFTSEADKNAEVKHEEMRKEPSKSPSSPKPSGKEFKKNNPEGASGVSDGESFSLDDKPSPSSPVEKSESGLKAGYADDNKQFNLFLNFLEKYKTTTAHLDANIKERIILSVKDNKGRTIPNASIQISANNKLLATGTTYADGNFLFFPSLYGENYSYITNVEKNSKKTEISFDRQGNRNKEIILDIDQSQDSDYPLDILFVLDTTGSMGEEILRLKDTIEIININLAGETKNKVQFGMVLYRDKREEYITKIIPFTNDLEKFKKELNKVQAGGGGDYPEDLQSALKDSIKEMQWRKDSIRLSFVITDAPPHLDYKQEYTYISAMKEASERGIKFFTIGTGGLDINGEYVLRQISQFTNAKYIFLTYGEKGESEGGSAGSVSHHTGANFPTDKLESIVIRFAKEEIQAAKGKPLTSGEEFFSANKINSEKKEDTLNKLFDKSINQLIDYSTFSIKSSTTVSVLPFSLDVGISKKNGEYFNEQLLLGFIRNKTFKVVERKDLQKLLAEWKLNLQAVDEANAVKVGKLLGANLLVNSKMYKKDSNFEIYIKLINTETGEIQSATKLVVDSKLGL; this is encoded by the coding sequence ATGAATATTCAAAAAAACTTTATTCTCAAAAAAAAAAAGAACTTATCGAGTAAACTTACGTTAGTATATTTTATTTTTCTTTTGGCTCTAAGTGAATTTATCGCCTGTAGTAGTGCCGGCTATAAAAAAGATTTTACTTCTGAAGCTGATAAAAATGCAGAAGTTAAACATGAGGAAATGAGAAAGGAACCTTCCAAATCTCCTAGTTCTCCCAAACCTTCCGGAAAAGAATTTAAAAAAAATAATCCAGAAGGAGCTTCAGGCGTTTCAGATGGAGAATCCTTTTCTTTGGATGATAAACCAAGTCCATCAAGTCCAGTAGAAAAGTCAGAGTCTGGATTAAAAGCAGGATATGCAGATGATAATAAACAATTCAATTTATTTCTAAATTTTTTAGAAAAATACAAAACTACGACTGCTCATTTAGATGCAAATATCAAAGAAAGAATTATACTTTCCGTAAAAGACAATAAAGGACGTACAATTCCAAATGCTAGTATACAAATTTCAGCAAATAACAAATTGTTAGCCACTGGAACTACGTATGCTGATGGGAATTTTTTATTTTTCCCGTCTCTGTATGGCGAAAACTATTCTTATATAACCAATGTCGAAAAAAATTCTAAAAAAACAGAAATTTCATTTGATAGACAAGGAAATAGAAACAAAGAAATTATTTTAGATATTGATCAATCGCAAGATTCTGATTATCCGCTTGATATTTTATTTGTTTTAGATACAACTGGAAGTATGGGAGAGGAAATCCTTAGACTAAAAGATACAATTGAAATAATTAATATCAACTTAGCCGGCGAAACAAAAAATAAAGTTCAATTTGGAATGGTTTTATATCGTGATAAAAGAGAAGAATATATTACAAAAATTATTCCATTCACCAATGATTTGGAAAAATTTAAAAAGGAATTAAATAAAGTGCAGGCAGGTGGCGGCGGTGATTATCCGGAAGATTTACAATCTGCTCTAAAAGATTCCATAAAGGAAATGCAATGGCGCAAAGATTCCATTAGACTCTCTTTTGTTATTACTGATGCCCCACCACATTTAGATTATAAACAAGAGTATACATATATATCAGCAATGAAAGAGGCAAGTGAGAGAGGAATAAAATTTTTCACAATTGGAACGGGGGGGTTAGATATAAACGGAGAATATGTATTACGCCAGATTTCTCAGTTCACAAATGCCAAGTATATATTTTTAACCTATGGAGAAAAAGGAGAAAGTGAAGGGGGTTCTGCCGGAAGCGTTAGTCACCATACTGGAGCTAACTTCCCAACAGATAAGTTAGAAAGCATTGTAATCCGCTTTGCAAAAGAGGAAATTCAAGCAGCTAAAGGAAAACCACTAACTTCGGGAGAAGAATTTTTTAGTGCTAATAAAATAAACTCAGAAAAAAAAGAAGACACATTAAATAAACTTTTCGATAAATCTATCAATCAATTGATTGATTACTCCACTTTTTCGATTAAATCATCTACTACAGTAAGTGTATTACCATTTTCTTTAGATGTTGGGATCTCAAAAAAGAATGGAGAGTATTTTAATGAGCAGTTACTCCTTGGATTTATTCGAAATAAAACATTTAAAGTAGTAGAAAGGAAAGATTTACAAAAATTATTGGCAGAGTGGAAATTAAACTTACAAGCAGTAGATGAAGCAAATGCGGTTAAGGTCGGTAAGTTGCTCGGAGCAAATCTACTCGTTAATAGTAAAATGTATAAAAAAGATTCTAATTTTGAAATTTATATAAAGTTAATCAATACAGAAACAGGAGAAATTCAATCCGCAACTAAACTAGTTGTTGATTCGAAACTAGGATTATAA
- a CDS encoding methyl-accepting chemotaxis protein has translation MLQFKKISTKFISLAVFALTVAIFLTGGISYCTARSSIITKLKSSDLIQIASLKASKVDSRITRAIETSNLIANDPTIINWFLGEETNVLLGELVKKKLNNTIINSDYTNVFAANKKTLKYWKSNNNFSTFLDSANPINDWFFKALNDGKKTQININSDSKNDTYVFINVLMGDVTNPIGIAGVSMKFNQVAKEFSETDPNYDARVWLIDNLGKIKITTETNHLNNKIGSVTNPEIEEAILKNLNVVSVLEYDSNSSRGLIDIVHVPLVANDWGVVYEVPRAKMTGALNTIAIGTLAVSFISILFVFVTFYYGTHSITDPIKILVTALNSISSGDINQQISVVSKDEIGNLAHNFNLFTVRLINILKSVKDNSKLIASSSNEMSETTKTYSSNAQNQASTIEEITASIEQISVRVEDVANHTETQSNNLNSLSSKLKDLSVIIEDMNMIIHKTLLDTKSISVEAMSGADALSSMNSSMNQIVESSKDMKNIIEIINSISEKINLLALNASIEAARAGQAGKGFAVVAIEISRLADQTASSVKDIDSLIKKNNKQIITGIDTVNVMIKKTDSINSGVDAIVQKMNSIFEFMQRQMTTKFLVERESDIVKSRANEIQQITREQKVAFDEIVKAIIYINEISQSNTESSNVIATKSLELSKVADSLKKKIDFFKV, from the coding sequence CCCTAAAAGCAAGCAAGGTCGATTCAAGAATAACACGCGCAATCGAAACTTCCAATTTAATTGCAAATGACCCAACCATAATAAATTGGTTTTTGGGAGAAGAAACAAACGTTTTGCTTGGAGAACTCGTTAAAAAAAAATTAAATAATACAATTATTAATTCCGACTACACTAATGTTTTCGCAGCAAATAAAAAAACGCTAAAATATTGGAAGAGTAATAATAATTTTAGTACGTTTTTAGATTCTGCAAATCCAATTAATGATTGGTTTTTTAAAGCTTTGAACGATGGAAAAAAAACTCAAATAAATATTAATTCTGATTCAAAAAATGATACCTATGTGTTTATTAACGTCCTCATGGGCGATGTAACAAATCCAATTGGAATTGCAGGCGTTTCGATGAAGTTCAATCAAGTAGCAAAAGAATTTTCAGAAACAGATCCTAACTACGATGCAAGAGTTTGGTTGATTGATAATCTAGGCAAAATTAAAATTACAACAGAAACAAATCATTTAAATAATAAAATTGGATCCGTAACAAATCCAGAAATTGAAGAAGCAATTCTTAAAAATTTAAACGTTGTATCTGTGTTAGAATATGATAGTAACTCCTCTCGAGGGCTAATCGATATTGTCCATGTTCCCCTCGTCGCAAATGATTGGGGCGTTGTGTATGAAGTGCCTAGAGCAAAAATGACTGGTGCACTAAATACAATCGCAATCGGTACTCTAGCAGTTAGTTTTATATCTATCCTTTTTGTTTTTGTCACATTTTATTATGGAACTCACTCAATTACAGATCCAATCAAAATACTTGTCACTGCTTTAAATTCTATTTCCTCTGGGGATATAAATCAGCAAATATCTGTAGTTTCAAAAGATGAAATTGGAAATTTAGCGCATAACTTTAATTTGTTTACGGTTCGACTAATTAATATTTTAAAATCAGTAAAAGATAACTCAAAGTTAATTGCATCTTCTTCTAATGAAATGTCTGAAACCACAAAAACTTACTCTTCCAATGCACAAAATCAGGCTTCGACTATCGAAGAAATTACAGCCTCGATTGAACAAATTTCAGTACGTGTAGAAGATGTAGCTAATCATACGGAAACGCAATCAAATAATTTAAATTCATTATCTTCCAAATTAAAAGATCTTTCTGTTATCATAGAAGATATGAATATGATAATACATAAAACACTTTTAGATACTAAATCAATTTCCGTGGAAGCAATGTCTGGTGCAGATGCCCTAAGCTCAATGAATTCAAGTATGAATCAAATTGTAGAAAGTTCGAAGGACATGAAAAACATTATTGAAATTATAAATTCCATTTCGGAAAAAATTAATTTGCTTGCTCTAAATGCATCTATTGAGGCAGCTAGAGCGGGTCAAGCTGGAAAAGGATTTGCAGTGGTTGCCATCGAAATCTCTCGACTCGCAGATCAAACTGCTTCTAGTGTAAAAGATATAGATTCTCTGATTAAAAAAAATAATAAACAAATAATTACAGGAATTGATACTGTAAATGTGATGATTAAAAAGACTGATAGTATTAATTCAGGTGTTGACGCCATTGTTCAAAAAATGAATTCTATTTTTGAGTTTATGCAAAGACAAATGACTACGAAGTTTTTAGTGGAAAGAGAATCTGATATTGTTAAAAGTCGTGCCAATGAGATACAGCAAATTACGCGCGAACAGAAAGTAGCATTCGACGAAATAGTAAAAGCAATAATTTATATAAACGAAATTTCACAATCTAACACGGAAAGTTCAAATGTAATTGCGACTAAATCTTTAGAACTTTCAAAAGTAGCAGACTCGCTGAAGAAAAAAATAGACTTTTTTAAAGTATAA